A single region of the Thermoleophilum album genome encodes:
- the recG gene encoding ATP-dependent DNA helicase RecG gives MLGQRPHFESLPAPAQLRSGPWPSVLARAVRAPGLRREALAALGIETVRDLLEHLPHAHRAPGEVRAIASLAVGERAVVVGVVESVEVRDGRPPASRWGAEAQRRRSPRRIEARLSDGSGALVAVWFNQLWLRERLRPGQVLRLEGVMRRRGHFWVREHEWLEESGGGVWPVGVQETSAATPASPATSAPADGRDDALVPVHPAGSGVSARRLRKLVERACPAALAEPDPLPPRLRARERLPDRAAALVSVHFPRSPDEAERARARLAFEELLLLQLALGRRRRARRERARAPRLQPPTDAVENWLRSLPFAPTGDQQRAIATVRAELASEVPMNRLLMGEVGSGKTLVAAAALLHTAAAGYQAVLMAPTETLAEQHHRTLDRLLGGHLPLSLLTASIGRRARERVLRQLATGELLLVVGTHALIEPTVTFRRLGLAVIDEQHRFGVRQRATLETKGPDGRVPHVLHMTATPIPRTLALTAYGDLDVTVLRELPRGRQPVETLVLAGERGRREALARVRAEVARGHQAFIVCPLVEESEALAVRAATAEFERLAGGELSGLRLGLVHGQLPAAERQRTMGAFARGELDVLVATSVIEVGIDVPNATVMVVEAAERWGIAQLHQLRGRVGRGAAPGVCILLGDPQRPRLRALAEHADGFRLAEIDLVLRGAGDVLGTRQHGLPELRFARLPGDSHLLERARAIAADMLARDPDLAAPEHVLLATATAERFGTLDRPIPA, from the coding sequence GTGCTCGGCCAGCGACCGCACTTCGAATCCCTTCCGGCGCCCGCGCAGCTGCGCTCGGGGCCGTGGCCCTCGGTGCTCGCGCGCGCGGTTCGTGCACCCGGTTTGCGGCGAGAAGCGCTCGCAGCGCTCGGGATCGAGACGGTCCGCGACCTGCTCGAACACCTGCCCCACGCGCACCGCGCGCCCGGAGAAGTGCGCGCGATCGCCTCGCTCGCGGTCGGGGAGCGAGCGGTCGTGGTGGGGGTGGTCGAGTCCGTCGAGGTTCGCGACGGCCGTCCCCCCGCTTCCCGGTGGGGGGCCGAAGCGCAGAGGCGACGAAGCCCGCGCCGCATCGAGGCGCGGCTAAGCGACGGCAGCGGCGCCCTCGTCGCTGTGTGGTTCAACCAGCTCTGGTTGCGCGAGCGGCTGCGCCCTGGACAGGTGCTGCGGCTCGAGGGCGTGATGCGCCGCCGCGGGCACTTCTGGGTGCGGGAGCACGAGTGGCTCGAAGAGAGCGGGGGAGGGGTGTGGCCGGTGGGGGTGCAGGAGACGTCGGCGGCGACACCCGCCTCGCCGGCGACGTCCGCCCCGGCGGACGGGCGCGACGACGCGCTCGTACCCGTGCACCCGGCCGGCAGCGGCGTCAGCGCCCGCCGGCTGCGCAAGCTCGTCGAGCGGGCATGCCCGGCGGCGCTCGCCGAGCCCGATCCGCTGCCGCCGCGGCTGCGTGCGCGCGAGCGGCTGCCCGATCGCGCGGCGGCGCTGGTGTCGGTGCACTTCCCGCGCTCCCCTGACGAGGCCGAGCGCGCCCGCGCCCGGCTCGCTTTCGAGGAGCTTTTGTTGCTGCAGCTAGCGCTCGGGCGACGCCGGCGGGCGCGCCGCGAGCGCGCGCGGGCGCCGCGCCTGCAGCCGCCGACCGACGCCGTCGAGAACTGGCTGCGCTCGCTCCCGTTCGCTCCCACCGGCGACCAGCAGCGCGCGATCGCGACGGTCCGTGCCGAACTCGCCAGCGAAGTGCCGATGAACCGCTTGCTGATGGGCGAGGTCGGTTCCGGCAAAACGCTCGTCGCGGCGGCCGCCCTGCTGCACACCGCGGCCGCGGGCTACCAGGCTGTGCTGATGGCGCCAACAGAGACGCTCGCCGAACAACACCACCGAACCCTCGACCGGCTGCTCGGCGGTCACTTGCCGCTGTCGCTGCTCACCGCCAGCATCGGCCGACGCGCGCGCGAGCGTGTGCTGCGCCAGCTTGCCACCGGCGAACTCCTGCTCGTCGTCGGCACGCACGCACTGATCGAGCCGACGGTGACGTTTCGCCGGCTCGGGCTCGCGGTGATCGACGAGCAGCACCGCTTCGGTGTGCGCCAGCGTGCCACCCTGGAAACCAAAGGTCCCGATGGCCGTGTGCCGCACGTCCTGCACATGACCGCGACACCGATCCCGCGCACTTTGGCGCTCACCGCCTACGGCGATCTCGATGTCACCGTGCTGCGCGAGCTGCCGAGGGGCCGCCAGCCGGTCGAGACGCTCGTGCTGGCTGGCGAGCGCGGGAGACGCGAGGCGCTCGCCCGCGTCCGCGCCGAGGTGGCGCGTGGCCACCAAGCGTTCATCGTCTGTCCCCTGGTCGAGGAGTCCGAGGCGCTCGCGGTGCGCGCAGCGACCGCCGAGTTCGAACGACTCGCCGGCGGCGAGCTGAGCGGGTTGCGTCTCGGACTGGTGCACGGCCAACTTCCCGCCGCCGAGCGCCAACGCACGATGGGCGCGTTCGCTCGCGGCGAACTCGACGTGCTGGTGGCGACGAGCGTGATCGAGGTCGGCATCGACGTCCCGAACGCCACGGTGATGGTGGTAGAGGCGGCCGAGCGCTGGGGGATCGCGCAGCTGCACCAGCTGCGCGGCCGGGTCGGCCGCGGCGCGGCACCAGGGGTCTGCATCCTGCTCGGCGATCCGCAGCGCCCGCGTCTGCGCGCGCTCGCCGAGCACGCCGACGGCTTCCGGCTCGCCGAGATCGATCTCGTGCTGCGCGGCGCCGGCGATGTGCTTGGCACCCGCCAACACGGGCTGCCCGAGCTGCGTTTCGCGCGCCTGCCGGGCGACAGCCACCTGCTCGAGCGTGCGCGGGCGATCGCCGCCGACATGCTCGCTCGCGACCCGGACCTCGCCGCGCCCGAACACGTGCTGCTGGCGACAGCGACCGCCGAGCGCTTCGGGACGCTCGACCGACCGATCCCCGCCTAG